From Deinococcus aquaticus, one genomic window encodes:
- the pfkA gene encoding 6-phosphofructokinase, with protein sequence MTDQHTPAAPNDALTAEPTRHPNPSGVRRIAVLTSGGDAPGMNAAIRAVVRTATFEGIEVVGVRRGFSGLHRGELQILGPRDVANTIQRGGTILLTARSHTWRTPEGRARGAQHLRDWNVDGLIVIGGDGSFHGAHYLQQEHGIPVIGLPGTIDNDLYGTDHTIGYFTAVETALDAVDKLRDTGASHERIFVIEVMGRHAGHIALDVAVAGGAEEVFIPEDAKDVSCVVDVVKQSVAKGKTGSIIIVAEGYPGGAQGVADAIQAGTGMETRVSILGHIQRGGSPVSSDRVLASRLGEASVYALMEGRSDVMIGRQNHGIAYVPLSDTWEKRKDVSRDLYRCAKTLSI encoded by the coding sequence ATGACCGACCAGCACACCCCCGCCGCCCCCAACGATGCCCTCACCGCTGAACCCACCCGCCACCCCAACCCCAGCGGCGTGCGCCGGATCGCCGTCCTGACCAGCGGCGGCGACGCCCCCGGCATGAACGCCGCCATCCGCGCCGTCGTCCGCACCGCCACCTTCGAGGGCATCGAGGTCGTCGGCGTGCGCCGCGGCTTCTCCGGCCTGCACCGCGGCGAGTTGCAGATCCTCGGGCCGCGCGACGTGGCCAACACCATCCAGCGCGGCGGCACCATCCTCCTGACCGCCCGCAGCCACACCTGGCGCACCCCGGAAGGCCGCGCGCGCGGCGCGCAGCACCTGCGCGACTGGAACGTGGACGGCCTGATCGTCATTGGTGGCGACGGCAGCTTCCACGGCGCGCACTACCTGCAGCAGGAGCACGGCATTCCCGTGATCGGCCTGCCCGGCACCATCGACAACGACCTGTACGGCACCGACCACACCATCGGGTACTTCACGGCTGTCGAGACCGCCCTGGACGCCGTGGATAAACTCCGCGACACCGGGGCCAGCCACGAACGCATCTTCGTGATCGAGGTCATGGGCCGCCACGCCGGGCACATCGCCCTGGACGTCGCCGTGGCCGGAGGCGCCGAGGAAGTCTTCATTCCCGAGGACGCCAAGGACGTCAGCTGCGTCGTGGACGTCGTCAAGCAGAGCGTCGCCAAGGGCAAGACCGGCAGCATCATCATCGTGGCGGAAGGGTACCCGGGCGGCGCGCAGGGCGTGGCCGACGCCATCCAGGCGGGCACGGGCATGGAAACCCGCGTCAGCATCCTGGGTCACATCCAGCGGGGCGGCAGCCCCGTCAGCAGCGACCGCGTGCTGGCCAGCCGCCTGGGCGAGGCGTCGGTGTACGCGCTGATGGAAGGCCGCAGCGACGTGATGATCGGCCGTCAGAACCACGGGATCGCGTACGTGCCGCTCAGCGACACCTGGGAGAAACGCAAGGACGTGAGCCGCGACCTGTACCGCTGCGCCAAGACCCTGAGCATCTGA
- the rsmI gene encoding 16S rRNA (cytidine(1402)-2'-O)-methyltransferase — protein sequence MSDPHTDPYSGLHGQPHPEPDLHGDPATQPEPDLEPDLETAPETDFSPVSIPDGARVWLVPTPVGNLGDITLRALDVLRAADAVACEDTRRTGALLTHLGIRKPLVRLDAHTMRRAPQVLEKYPRLAYVSDAGTPGISDPGAELVQAAVAADIPVEVLPGATAFVPALVLSGLPGGRFTFEGFLPRSGRERKERLAAVAARAETSVLYESPHRLHATLLDLAQACGETRAASVTRELSKRFEETARGTLTELAAHFSGGVRGEIAVVVAGRSDAERAAEAAQVDHLGQAQTWAATGLGVRDIRDLLVSQGLRKNDAYALALQATGTQAGPPSRRP from the coding sequence ATGAGTGACCCGCACACCGATCCGTACTCTGGCCTGCACGGACAGCCTCACCCGGAGCCCGACCTGCACGGTGACCCGGCCACGCAGCCGGAACCGGATCTGGAACCAGACCTGGAGACCGCCCCGGAGACCGACTTCAGCCCTGTGAGCATCCCGGACGGGGCGCGCGTGTGGCTGGTGCCCACCCCTGTCGGGAACCTGGGTGACATCACGCTGCGGGCGCTGGACGTCCTGCGGGCTGCCGACGCGGTCGCCTGCGAGGACACCCGCCGCACCGGGGCACTCCTGACGCACCTGGGGATCCGTAAGCCGCTGGTGAGGTTGGACGCGCACACCATGCGCCGCGCGCCGCAGGTGCTCGAAAAGTACCCGCGTCTGGCGTACGTCAGTGACGCCGGTACGCCCGGCATCAGCGACCCGGGCGCGGAACTCGTGCAGGCGGCCGTGGCCGCCGACATTCCCGTGGAGGTGCTGCCGGGCGCCACCGCCTTCGTGCCCGCACTGGTCCTGTCGGGCCTGCCCGGCGGGCGCTTCACCTTCGAGGGCTTCCTGCCGCGCAGTGGCCGGGAACGCAAGGAGCGGCTGGCGGCCGTGGCGGCCCGCGCGGAAACCAGCGTGCTGTACGAGAGCCCGCACCGCCTGCACGCCACGCTGCTGGACCTCGCGCAGGCGTGCGGGGAAACGCGCGCGGCCAGCGTCACGCGCGAACTCAGCAAGCGCTTTGAGGAAACGGCGCGCGGCACCCTGACCGAACTGGCCGCGCACTTCAGCGGCGGCGTGCGCGGCGAGATTGCTGTGGTCGTCGCGGGCCGCAGCGACGCCGAGCGGGCCGCCGAGGCCGCGCAGGTCGATCACCTGGGGCAGGCGCAGACCTGGGCCGCCACTGGGCTGGGGGTCAGGGATATACGTGATCTTCTCGTTTCGCAGGGTTTGCGTAAGAATGACGCATATGCTCTGGCGTTACAGGCAACCGGCACCCAGGCCGGTCCGCCGTCACGCCGCCCATGA
- a CDS encoding carbohydrate ABC transporter permease — MNLKSKNPALYYLQRAAFYLLVIVIGVYLLAPFVWAVLTSLRSPGDLFLAPAQFIAAKTTFNNYTEVFANPNFQRGLVYSLIVAVGSVAISLLLGAFSAYALGRFRFKGKSIVMYVILAVSVFPQIAVLSGLYTLINNFGLYNNPLGLILSYLIFTIPFTVWVLTSFVRDIPGELEEAALVDGASPLQTLFLVLFPVMMPALVTTGLLAFINAWNEYLFALTFTSTNRTVPVVIANYSGATQFDQPWGQIMAASIVVTIPLIILVLVFQRNIVSGLTAGAVKG; from the coding sequence ATGAACCTGAAAAGCAAGAATCCCGCCCTGTACTACCTGCAACGCGCCGCGTTCTACCTGCTGGTGATCGTGATCGGCGTGTATCTGCTCGCTCCGTTCGTCTGGGCGGTCCTGACCAGCCTGCGTTCGCCCGGCGACCTGTTCCTGGCACCCGCGCAGTTCATCGCGGCCAAGACCACCTTCAACAACTACACAGAGGTCTTCGCCAATCCGAACTTCCAGCGGGGTCTGGTGTACTCGCTGATCGTGGCGGTCGGCTCGGTCGCCATCAGCCTGCTGCTGGGGGCGTTCTCGGCGTACGCGCTGGGGCGGTTCCGGTTCAAGGGCAAGAGCATCGTCATGTACGTGATCCTGGCGGTCAGCGTGTTCCCGCAGATCGCGGTGCTGTCGGGTCTGTACACCCTGATCAACAACTTCGGGCTGTACAACAACCCGCTGGGCCTGATCCTGTCGTACCTGATCTTCACGATTCCGTTCACGGTGTGGGTGCTGACCAGTTTCGTGCGGGACATTCCGGGCGAACTGGAAGAAGCGGCGCTGGTGGACGGCGCCAGCCCGTTGCAGACGCTGTTCCTGGTGCTGTTCCCGGTGATGATGCCGGCGCTGGTCACGACGGGCCTGCTGGCGTTCATCAACGCCTGGAACGAGTACCTGTTCGCGCTGACGTTCACGAGTACCAACCGCACGGTGCCGGTCGTGATCGCGAACTACTCGGGGGCCACGCAGTTCGATCAGCCGTGGGGGCAGATCATGGCCGCCAGTATCGTGGTGACGATCCCGCTGATCATTCTGGTGCTGGTGTTCCAGCGCAACATCGTGTCCGGCCTGACCGCCGGGGCTGTCAAGGGCTGA
- a CDS encoding ATP-binding protein, with protein sequence MTLDAADAISPLGVLPLAGPTCIHLPLNVSPQDLARYAVGLANARGGTVLVGVDVLDLPAAERDAGELHPLMVTHAIFELSGGRLTVNVQHHRLPGGARVLAVFVPQAPYVLAAPDGSVIAWDGAHLVPVTPSEAEPVADQDFTAVVPPDASLADLDPSEVARLRALGRRASASNLPDLDFLQELGLLVPSGGALRPTLAAILLAGTPAALRAHVPQSEVCFYHHQNSDVEFQFREDLLRPIPALLTRLAELIQARNRFTPVQVGLFRIEVWDQDEAVYREALLNALTHRDYTLRDAVHVHHFPDRLEIMNPGGLPGGITPGNILRHQPKRRNPLLAEVLARLGLVERAGVGVDKMYSLMLRHGKEPPEFTTYPDSVTLALHSPGFDAEFVRFVARKQEEMQTLSLDVLIVLSLLAREGEATRAALARALQLPEDRTPRLLRGMEDHALIVKAGVGRGIAYILTDEVRRALGRERPIPSAAQQTATPQTPEPQPAAQVEPPGERPRPEWTAPERTLPESGSPGLPEVGVQPVKVRPAADRVEGTQTDQPAATQAQAQAQGQGQAVEQPPVPAGPSRRKARSAAREPRDTSGPSAAEIRAIALALARERGRVRNVDLREACDLSTQQAWRTLRRLVQDGLLRKLGTGTRDAAYELRH encoded by the coding sequence GTGACGCTGGACGCTGCTGACGCCATTTCGCCGCTGGGGGTGCTGCCTCTGGCGGGGCCGACGTGTATTCATCTGCCCCTGAACGTCTCTCCGCAGGACCTCGCGCGGTACGCGGTGGGGCTGGCGAACGCGCGGGGCGGCACGGTGCTGGTGGGCGTGGACGTGCTGGACCTCCCGGCCGCCGAGCGGGACGCGGGCGAACTGCACCCGCTGATGGTCACGCACGCGATCTTCGAGCTGTCCGGGGGTCGCCTGACCGTGAACGTGCAGCACCACCGTCTGCCGGGGGGCGCGCGGGTGCTGGCGGTGTTCGTGCCGCAGGCTCCGTACGTGCTGGCCGCGCCGGACGGTTCGGTGATCGCCTGGGACGGCGCGCATCTGGTGCCGGTCACGCCCAGCGAGGCGGAACCGGTCGCGGATCAGGATTTCACGGCGGTCGTGCCGCCCGACGCGTCCCTGGCGGACCTGGACCCGTCCGAGGTGGCGAGGCTGCGGGCGCTGGGGCGCCGGGCGAGTGCGTCGAACCTGCCGGACCTGGATTTCCTTCAGGAACTGGGGCTGCTCGTTCCCAGTGGCGGGGCGCTGCGGCCCACGCTGGCGGCCATCCTGCTGGCGGGCACGCCGGCGGCGCTGCGGGCGCACGTGCCGCAGTCCGAGGTGTGCTTCTACCACCACCAGAACAGCGACGTGGAATTCCAGTTCCGGGAGGACCTGCTGCGGCCCATTCCGGCGCTGCTGACCCGGCTGGCCGAACTGATTCAGGCGCGTAACCGCTTCACGCCCGTGCAGGTGGGCCTGTTCCGGATCGAGGTGTGGGATCAGGACGAGGCCGTGTACCGCGAGGCGCTGCTGAACGCGCTGACCCACCGGGATTACACGCTGCGCGACGCGGTGCACGTGCATCACTTCCCGGACCGGCTGGAGATCATGAACCCCGGCGGCCTGCCGGGCGGGATCACGCCGGGGAACATCCTGCGCCACCAGCCCAAGCGCCGCAACCCGCTGCTGGCCGAGGTGCTGGCGCGCCTGGGGCTGGTCGAGCGGGCGGGCGTGGGCGTGGACAAGATGTACTCGCTGATGCTGCGGCACGGGAAGGAACCGCCGGAGTTCACGACGTACCCGGATTCCGTGACGCTGGCGCTGCACTCGCCGGGTTTCGACGCGGAATTCGTGCGGTTCGTGGCGCGCAAGCAGGAGGAAATGCAGACGCTGTCGCTGGACGTGCTGATCGTCCTGAGCCTGCTGGCCCGTGAGGGCGAGGCGACCCGCGCCGCCCTGGCCCGCGCCCTGCAACTCCCGGAGGACCGCACGCCCCGCCTGCTGCGAGGCATGGAGGACCACGCGCTGATCGTGAAGGCCGGCGTGGGGCGCGGCATCGCGTACATCCTGACGGACGAGGTGCGCCGCGCGCTGGGCCGCGAACGCCCCATCCCCAGCGCTGCGCAGCAGACCGCCACGCCTCAGACCCCTGAGCCCCAGCCTGCCGCGCAGGTTGAACCGCCTGGGGAACGCCCCCGCCCGGAATGGACTGCGCCAGAGCGGACGCTGCCGGAATCCGGCTCACCCGGCCTGCCTGAAGTCGGGGTGCAGCCGGTCAAGGTCAGACCCGCCGCCGACCGCGTGGAGGGGACGCAGACGGACCAGCCGGCCGCCACCCAGGCGCAGGCTCAAGCACAGGGGCAGGGTCAGGCTGTGGAACAGCCGCCGGTACCCGCCGGGCCGTCACGCCGTAAGGCCCGGTCTGCTGCGCGTGAGCCGCGTGATACCAGTGGGCCCAGCGCCGCCGAGATTCGCGCGATTGCGCTGGCCTTGGCCCGTGAGCGGGGCCGCGTGCGGAACGTGGATCTGCGCGAGGCCTGCGACCTCAGCACGCAGCAAGCGTGGCGGACGCTGCGGCGACTGGTTCAGGACGGCCTGCTGCGCAAACTGGGGACCGGCACCCGTGACGCCGCGTACGAACTGCGCCACTGA
- a CDS encoding carbohydrate ABC transporter permease, with translation MTVNTAPKPTKTRGIETARARQAFWLLLPTLIAIALVAGYPLYRTIYFSLFEANLTSPDQRTFIGLENFWFTTEDGIALGFLQDPKWWGAVKNTLLFTVVSVFLETVFGMIIALVVNSAFKGRGFLRTAMLVPWAIPTVVSAQMWAYLYNDSFGLIGRGVLGGQAVLANTDSAIWALIAVDVWKTTSFMALLILAGLQSLPSDMYEAADMDGASKWTQFWRLTLPLLRPALLVALVFRSLDALRVFDVMSVMLGNVNAASTSMTGYARQALIDNQLLGMGSAVSVAVFVIIMVIVVIYVTAFRVKFD, from the coding sequence ATGACCGTGAATACTGCACCGAAACCCACCAAGACCCGTGGCATCGAGACGGCCCGCGCCCGGCAGGCCTTCTGGCTGCTGCTGCCCACCCTGATCGCCATTGCGCTGGTCGCCGGGTACCCGCTGTACCGCACCATCTATTTCTCGCTGTTCGAGGCGAACCTGACCAGCCCGGATCAGCGGACGTTCATCGGCCTGGAGAACTTCTGGTTCACCACCGAGGACGGTATCGCGCTGGGCTTCCTGCAGGACCCCAAGTGGTGGGGCGCCGTGAAGAACACGCTGCTGTTCACGGTGGTCTCCGTGTTCCTGGAGACGGTGTTCGGGATGATCATCGCGCTGGTCGTGAACAGTGCGTTCAAAGGGCGCGGGTTCCTGCGCACCGCCATGCTGGTGCCGTGGGCAATCCCCACGGTGGTGTCGGCGCAGATGTGGGCGTACCTGTACAACGATTCCTTCGGGCTGATCGGGCGCGGCGTGCTGGGTGGTCAGGCGGTCCTGGCGAACACCGACAGCGCCATCTGGGCACTGATCGCCGTGGACGTCTGGAAGACCACGTCGTTCATGGCGCTGCTGATCCTGGCGGGCCTGCAGAGCCTGCCGAGCGACATGTACGAGGCGGCCGACATGGACGGCGCGAGCAAGTGGACACAGTTCTGGCGCCTGACGCTGCCGCTGCTGCGCCCGGCGCTGCTGGTGGCGCTGGTGTTCCGTAGCCTGGACGCCCTGCGCGTGTTCGACGTGATGTCCGTGATGCTGGGGAACGTGAACGCCGCCAGCACCAGCATGACCGGGTACGCGCGGCAGGCGCTGATCGACAATCAGCTGCTGGGCATGGGGAGCGCTGTCAGCGTGGCGGTGTTCGTGATCATCATGGTGATCGTCGTGATCTACGTGACGGCCTTCCGCGTGAAGTTCGACTGA
- a CDS encoding GNAT family N-acetyltransferase translates to MNVPPAGPDSILPTPAPLPEAPLPEAPLPEAEWLRAPVLAGRTVTLGPLREEHAADLYTGATPDTLRFLARGGPTDPGIPAWAAYVSALNALPRRVNFAVHRNGPEGAGLGPVVGRISFSEVNAADGWAEIGTMLLPAAQGTAVNPEAKLLLMTRAFEELGAGRVQFKVDARNERSLRAMTRLGAVREGVLRAYQRRPDGFTRDSVMFSVLIGEWPAVKAGLQERLESLGSR, encoded by the coding sequence GTGAACGTCCCCCCGGCCGGCCCTGACTCCATCCTGCCTACCCCCGCGCCGCTGCCGGAAGCGCCATTGCCGGAAGCGCCATTGCCGGAAGCGGAGTGGCTGCGCGCGCCGGTCCTGGCCGGGCGGACCGTGACGCTGGGGCCGCTGCGTGAGGAGCACGCAGCGGACCTGTACACCGGCGCCACGCCCGACACCCTGCGGTTCCTGGCGCGGGGCGGACCGACTGACCCAGGCATTCCGGCCTGGGCGGCGTACGTCTCGGCGCTGAACGCCCTGCCGCGCCGCGTGAACTTCGCGGTGCACCGGAACGGACCGGAGGGGGCCGGGCTGGGGCCAGTGGTGGGGCGGATCAGTTTCAGCGAGGTGAACGCCGCCGACGGCTGGGCCGAGATCGGCACCATGCTGCTGCCCGCCGCGCAGGGTACGGCCGTGAACCCGGAGGCGAAACTGCTGCTCATGACGCGCGCCTTCGAGGAGCTGGGGGCCGGGCGCGTGCAGTTCAAGGTGGACGCCCGCAACGAACGCAGCCTCCGGGCCATGACCCGCCTGGGCGCGGTGCGTGAGGGCGTGCTGCGCGCCTACCAGCGCCGCCCGGACGGGTTCACGCGCGACTCGGTGATGTTCAGTGTGCTGATCGGCGAGTGGCCCGCAGTGAAGGCGGGCCTGCAAGAGCGCCTGGAGTCGCTGGGCAGCCGCTGA
- a CDS encoding branched-chain amino acid ABC transporter substrate-binding protein, producing MPASTRFTMTLAALLLAQSAAHAQQTTIKIATLSPLSGSIGNLGTQVRNGTDLAIREAAPDFAKLGLKLQLVPFDDQADPATGTAAARKIAADRQILAVIGALNSGVTIPASAALQSSHVVMVNSSSTANQVTDRGLKNVNRIVPRDDAQGPAGASFIRGTLKAKKVYILNDKTAYGEGLAAEVERSLKAAGVKVIVNEGTEEKADFSSVVAKIRLQKPDAIYFGGVYNQVGVFLRQLRGAGITAPLVGGDGLDSGELMKIAGAGATNVYFTTTAAPVESLPAARAFAASYRKAFAMAPQGFAMFGYDAARVALRGILSAAKAAGKAPTRQQVETAVRSGTYSGLLSGTVAFNSVGDRRAANLYVMNVTAGKTKLSTTVSVKAPVK from the coding sequence ATGCCTGCTTCCACCCGCTTCACCATGACCCTGGCCGCACTGCTGCTCGCCCAGAGCGCCGCGCACGCCCAGCAGACCACCATCAAGATCGCCACCCTCAGCCCGCTGTCCGGGTCCATCGGGAACCTGGGCACGCAGGTCCGCAACGGCACCGACCTCGCCATCCGGGAGGCCGCACCAGACTTCGCGAAACTGGGCCTGAAACTGCAACTCGTTCCCTTCGACGATCAGGCCGACCCCGCCACCGGCACCGCCGCCGCCCGCAAGATCGCCGCCGACCGGCAGATTCTGGCCGTGATCGGCGCTCTGAACAGCGGCGTGACCATTCCCGCCAGCGCCGCGCTGCAGAGCAGCCACGTGGTCATGGTGAACTCGAGCAGCACCGCCAATCAGGTCACGGACCGGGGCCTGAAGAACGTCAACCGCATCGTGCCGCGCGACGACGCGCAGGGACCCGCCGGGGCCAGCTTCATCCGGGGCACCCTGAAGGCGAAGAAGGTGTACATCCTGAACGACAAGACCGCGTACGGCGAGGGTCTGGCCGCCGAGGTGGAACGCAGCCTGAAAGCGGCCGGCGTGAAGGTCATCGTGAACGAGGGCACCGAGGAGAAGGCCGACTTCTCCAGCGTGGTCGCCAAGATCCGCCTGCAGAAGCCCGACGCCATCTACTTCGGCGGGGTGTACAACCAGGTGGGCGTCTTCCTGCGGCAACTGCGCGGCGCGGGCATCACCGCACCACTGGTGGGCGGCGACGGCCTGGACAGCGGTGAGTTGATGAAGATCGCCGGGGCAGGCGCCACCAACGTGTACTTCACGACGACCGCCGCGCCGGTCGAGTCCCTGCCGGCCGCCAGGGCCTTCGCCGCGTCGTACCGCAAGGCCTTCGCAATGGCCCCGCAGGGCTTTGCCATGTTCGGGTACGACGCCGCCCGCGTCGCCCTGCGCGGCATCCTGAGCGCCGCGAAGGCCGCCGGGAAGGCCCCCACCCGCCAGCAGGTAGAAACGGCCGTCCGCAGCGGCACGTACAGCGGTCTGCTGTCCGGCACGGTCGCGTTCAACTCGGTCGGGGACCGCCGCGCCGCCAACCTGTACGTGATGAACGTCACGGCCGGTAAGACGAAGCTCAGCACGACCGTCAGTGTGAAAGCACCCGTCAAGTGA
- a CDS encoding 23S rRNA (pseudouridine(1915)-N(3))-methyltransferase RlmH → MRLHLITVGEPKLAYARAGWDEYEKRLRRYHKLQVTRVSGRTQALESEAVRRAAGKSPLVLLDPRGRQFSSEDLSGYLDAQALGGVGELAFAIGGPDGHTDDLRASAHALWSLGLLTLPHDLAMVVLAEALYRASTISAGEPYHRG, encoded by the coding sequence GTGAGGCTGCACCTGATTACCGTTGGAGAACCGAAGCTCGCGTACGCCCGCGCCGGCTGGGACGAGTACGAGAAACGCCTGCGCCGCTACCACAAGCTCCAGGTGACCCGCGTGAGCGGCCGCACGCAGGCCCTGGAAAGCGAGGCGGTGCGCCGGGCGGCCGGAAAATCCCCGCTGGTGCTGCTGGACCCGCGCGGCCGTCAGTTCTCCAGTGAGGACCTCAGCGGGTACCTGGACGCGCAGGCGCTGGGCGGCGTGGGCGAACTGGCCTTCGCGATCGGCGGGCCCGACGGGCACACGGACGACCTGCGGGCCTCGGCGCACGCGCTGTGGAGTCTGGGCCTGCTGACCCTGCCGCACGACCTGGCGATGGTGGTGCTGGCCGAGGCGCTCTACCGCGCGAGCACCATCAGCGCCGGGGAACCGTACCACCGGGGCTGA
- a CDS encoding ABC transporter substrate-binding protein, with product MKKAIALVSLTVAIAATSNASAVTVTLACGTVGQELQLCKDGAARWAKKTGNTVKIFESPNLTNDRLGLYQQQLAAKSSDIDVYQLDVVWPGLLAQHFVDLKGKVPAAEVNAHFKGIVDANTVNGKLVAMPWFTDAGLLYYRTDLLKKYGFSAAPKTWTELALMASKIQAGEQKTNKSFAGYVWQGKNYEGLTCDAMEWLVSFGGGTIVDSTGKITINNAQAAKALDTAASWIKTISPAGVTTYGEEEARGIFQSGNAMFMRNWPYAWALGQGDDSKVKGKIGVAPLPSGGSRNAATLGGWQLGVSTYSKNQAAAIDLVRYLSGPAEQKIRAIEGTYNPTIQTLYKDKDILKANPFFGSLYSVFTSAVARPSGPTKGKYNQVSQAFSTAVSDVLNGKMKGQAAVAKLSTDLARIKGRGW from the coding sequence ATGAAGAAAGCTATTGCACTCGTGAGCCTGACCGTCGCCATCGCCGCCACCAGCAACGCCAGCGCCGTCACCGTCACCCTCGCCTGCGGAACCGTCGGCCAGGAACTTCAGCTCTGCAAGGACGGCGCCGCGCGCTGGGCCAAGAAAACCGGCAACACCGTCAAGATCTTCGAGAGCCCCAACCTGACCAACGACCGCCTGGGCCTGTACCAGCAGCAGCTGGCCGCCAAGAGCAGCGACATCGACGTCTACCAGCTGGACGTCGTGTGGCCCGGCCTGCTGGCCCAGCACTTCGTGGACCTGAAAGGCAAGGTGCCCGCCGCTGAAGTCAACGCTCACTTCAAGGGCATCGTCGACGCCAACACCGTGAACGGCAAACTGGTCGCCATGCCCTGGTTCACCGACGCCGGCCTGCTGTACTACCGCACCGACCTGCTCAAGAAGTACGGCTTCAGCGCCGCCCCCAAAACCTGGACGGAACTGGCCCTGATGGCCAGCAAGATCCAGGCCGGCGAGCAGAAAACCAACAAGTCCTTCGCCGGGTACGTGTGGCAGGGCAAGAACTACGAAGGTCTGACCTGCGACGCCATGGAGTGGCTGGTCTCCTTCGGCGGCGGCACCATCGTCGACAGCACCGGCAAGATCACCATCAACAACGCCCAGGCCGCCAAGGCCCTGGATACCGCCGCCAGCTGGATCAAGACCATCAGCCCCGCCGGCGTCACGACCTACGGTGAAGAGGAAGCGCGCGGCATCTTCCAGTCCGGGAACGCCATGTTCATGCGCAACTGGCCCTACGCCTGGGCGCTCGGCCAGGGCGATGACAGCAAGGTCAAGGGCAAGATCGGCGTGGCGCCCCTGCCCAGCGGCGGCAGCCGCAACGCCGCGACCCTCGGCGGCTGGCAGCTCGGCGTGAGCACCTACAGCAAGAACCAGGCCGCCGCCATCGACCTCGTGCGCTACCTCTCCGGCCCGGCCGAGCAGAAGATCCGCGCCATCGAGGGCACGTACAACCCCACCATCCAGACCCTGTACAAGGACAAGGACATCCTGAAGGCCAACCCCTTCTTCGGCAGCCTGTACAGCGTGTTCACGAGCGCCGTCGCGCGCCCCTCCGGCCCCACGAAAGGCAAGTACAACCAGGTGTCGCAGGCCTTCAGCACTGCCGTCAGCGACGTCCTGAACGGCAAGATGAAGGGGCAGGCCGCCGTGGCCAAGCTCTCGACCGACCTGGCCCGCATCAAGGGTCGCGGCTGGTAA
- a CDS encoding DUF3293 domain-containing protein: MWPDPALRAAFRATRYGPPGARVALTGNGPAPALLGSLSGSLPDWTAGRWAIVTAWNPWGQMQPRARNDAAHTALLAQATAWAGAPDRTVLEALNGEGEWREPSLVLRGPSLREAARLGLAFGQAAVLYGCGRRAALVWLPPGAESVPVERVWLRAVPAGRDVY; this comes from the coding sequence GTGTGGCCCGACCCGGCCCTGCGGGCGGCCTTCCGCGCCACGCGGTACGGACCGCCGGGCGCGCGGGTGGCCCTGACCGGCAACGGCCCTGCGCCCGCCCTACTGGGGTCGCTGTCGGGGTCGCTGCCGGACTGGACGGCCGGACGCTGGGCCATCGTGACCGCCTGGAACCCGTGGGGGCAGATGCAGCCCCGGGCACGCAACGACGCGGCGCACACCGCACTGCTGGCGCAGGCCACGGCCTGGGCAGGCGCACCCGACCGCACCGTGCTGGAGGCCCTCAACGGCGAGGGCGAGTGGCGGGAGCCGTCGTTGGTCCTGCGCGGCCCGTCGCTGCGGGAGGCGGCGCGGCTGGGCCTGGCTTTCGGGCAGGCCGCCGTGCTGTACGGCTGTGGTCGCCGGGCCGCGCTTGTGTGGTTGCCGCCCGGTGCGGAATCGGTGCCGGTCGAGCGGGTGTGGCTGCGGGCCGTGCCGGCCGGGCGGGATGTATACTGA